One Candidatus Obscuribacterales bacterium genomic window carries:
- a CDS encoding M20/M25/M40 family metallo-hydrolase, which translates to MNWKKLGLSSLVIAVAGSTTFSVAANAVAKGVSKPLSFEQAGTEATRYLVDYLRIDTSNGPGIAANEKAGADYLASILKANGFEPQVFESAPGRACIYARLKGNGKKKAIILLSHIDVVPAKAENWQHGPFSGEIHDNELWGRGSLDMKGMGIAELETMLLLKRSGRILDRDVIFLGTADEEQGGAMGAKWFVDHHPELIKDAEYLLTEGFYIDSTEDGKARYWGIDVAEKNLLWLKLTAKGAAGHASMPIANSAPNKLARALQKLVDSPMKPIVLPEVREYFKSISVAEKGQLKTAFADIDAAVKNPETLKTLQKDSMKAAMLQNTFSLTIIKAGYKTNVIPSEATAELDCRLLPSINPDNFVTEIKSIINDPQVEVTKLDWIKAEPSPFNTECIETIKAVAAKEAPGVPVVPVIIPWFTDSHWFRDLGITSYGFLPFQINEKQIGTVHGINERIPLAEFSNGIRRMYLMVEKLCSSK; encoded by the coding sequence ATGAATTGGAAAAAACTAGGGCTCAGCTCTTTGGTTATTGCCGTTGCCGGAAGCACCACATTTAGTGTCGCTGCTAATGCTGTTGCTAAAGGCGTATCGAAGCCCCTTTCTTTTGAACAAGCAGGCACGGAAGCTACGCGATATTTAGTCGACTATTTGAGAATCGACACGAGCAATGGACCAGGCATTGCCGCCAATGAAAAAGCCGGTGCTGATTATCTTGCTTCGATTTTAAAGGCTAACGGTTTTGAACCACAAGTATTCGAATCAGCTCCTGGTCGGGCTTGTATTTATGCTCGGCTTAAAGGCAACGGCAAAAAGAAAGCAATAATTCTTTTGAGCCACATCGATGTTGTGCCGGCTAAAGCAGAAAACTGGCAACATGGCCCTTTTTCAGGAGAGATTCACGATAACGAACTCTGGGGACGCGGCTCTCTCGATATGAAAGGCATGGGCATTGCCGAATTGGAAACAATGCTTTTGCTCAAGCGCTCGGGACGCATACTCGACCGTGATGTAATTTTCCTCGGCACGGCCGATGAAGAACAAGGCGGAGCAATGGGTGCAAAGTGGTTTGTCGATCACCATCCAGAACTAATTAAAGATGCAGAATACCTTTTGACGGAAGGCTTCTACATTGATTCAACAGAAGACGGCAAAGCTCGTTATTGGGGCATTGACGTTGCCGAAAAGAATTTGCTGTGGCTAAAGCTAACTGCAAAAGGCGCTGCCGGACACGCTTCCATGCCTATTGCCAATTCAGCACCAAATAAATTAGCGCGTGCTTTGCAGAAGCTTGTTGATTCGCCAATGAAACCAATTGTTTTGCCTGAAGTGCGCGAATACTTCAAATCAATTAGCGTTGCTGAAAAAGGACAATTGAAAACAGCATTTGCCGACATCGATGCTGCAGTGAAAAACCCGGAGACACTAAAGACATTGCAGAAAGACAGCATGAAAGCTGCCATGCTGCAAAATACATTTTCATTGACCATAATTAAAGCCGGCTACAAGACAAATGTAATTCCATCGGAAGCAACTGCAGAATTAGATTGCCGCTTATTGCCTTCAATAAATCCGGATAACTTTGTGACCGAGATAAAATCAATCATCAATGATCCTCAAGTCGAAGTAACCAAACTTGATTGGATTAAGGCTGAGCCGTCCCCATTCAACACGGAATGCATTGAGACAATTAAGGCAGTAGCTGCCAAAGAAGCGCCTGGAGTGCCTGTTGTACCGGTAATTATCCCCTGGTTTACTGACAGTCATTGGTTTAGAGATTTAGGAATCACGTCATACGGCTTTTTGCCATTTCAAATAAATGAAAAGCAAATTGGTACCGTTCATGGCATAAACGAAAGGATACCGCTTGCCGAATTCAGCAATGGTATTCGTCGTATGTATCTAATGGTAGAAAAACTTTGTTCATCGAAATGA
- the recJ gene encoding single-stranded-DNA-specific exonuclease RecJ: MSKKSWKFPPDISVDASLIEAAFGSELLAKLLVRRGLKTAETAKTFLDAAKYTATSPFELPNIERALERIEKAIDGQEKITVYGDYDVDGVTATSVLLTVLKDLGAQVDFYIPHRTNEGYGLNLKAVSILASKNRTKLIITCDCGVSNFAEINFAKSLGVDTVVVDHHTMPELLPPASATIHPKLLREEHPLYNLPGVGAAYKLCEALLIKKGMPEKADELLDYVTLGMIADLVPLIDENRYLVQIGLPKLVASKRPGIKALLSQSKGSGTDIVGFGIAPRINAVGRLADANLAVELMTTADEAKAEELAKQLERENERRQELCEKINYAADQMVASTVNLANDRAIVIYDEGWHHGVVGIVASRLVEKYNCPVFIGELHKEDGMVKGSARSVDGVDLYAVLKENEHLLQKWGGHKMAAGFAVEVGKAEALRSGITEACNRMLNGKLRAATLDIDAQVAAKDVTMDLANLVAKIAPFGMANKKPVLVMRELTCVGVRALGKEGKHSRLMLRDTKESLPFEAVMWNSRGRIPADGQQIDVAFIPEINEYNGTKRLQLVLVDWRPVGEADSVDDDDSSTLLPVSTVVDAAKRSQVAAVAQPVEAKTTDSVNAQADSAAVPSVRSVKLNFKDLRDHNSPTGLVESAARKLGSTVAIFGESCLKIPGIDFADRTAIGSAKNLLLWQYPPSLKVFRDLIGSSVREVYIVGGVPIESEDTKAFLKKLLGFVRFAVNKMEGKVPGEKLAVALGTTKMCVALGLTMLNKMGVLEWFAEDGVIYLDITGEPEEKPENIAEFRHLASSLKEVYEFRNWLKDSEFKEIQQALALNKVELHKENARRTDDFGHYDQPEQSRLAQEQNS; the protein is encoded by the coding sequence GTGAGTAAGAAATCCTGGAAGTTTCCACCTGATATATCTGTTGATGCATCTTTGATTGAGGCGGCTTTTGGCTCGGAGCTTTTAGCAAAGCTCTTGGTAAGGCGTGGGCTTAAAACCGCAGAGACAGCGAAAACATTTCTTGATGCCGCAAAATACACGGCAACCAGTCCATTTGAATTGCCTAACATTGAACGTGCCTTGGAGCGCATAGAAAAAGCTATCGACGGACAAGAAAAGATAACCGTCTATGGCGACTATGATGTAGATGGCGTCACTGCTACATCAGTGCTTCTAACAGTCTTGAAAGATCTCGGCGCGCAAGTTGATTTCTATATCCCGCATCGCACCAATGAAGGCTATGGACTCAATCTAAAAGCAGTCAGCATTCTTGCCAGTAAGAATCGCACTAAGCTCATTATCACTTGTGACTGTGGCGTATCGAACTTTGCCGAAATAAACTTTGCCAAATCACTAGGTGTGGACACAGTTGTTGTTGATCACCATACAATGCCTGAGCTTTTGCCTCCGGCTTCAGCAACAATTCATCCGAAACTTCTGCGCGAAGAGCACCCGTTGTACAACCTTCCCGGTGTGGGCGCGGCTTACAAATTATGCGAAGCACTGCTCATTAAAAAAGGCATGCCGGAAAAAGCTGATGAACTGCTTGATTATGTAACCTTGGGCATGATTGCGGATTTGGTGCCATTGATTGACGAGAATCGTTATCTGGTGCAAATAGGCTTGCCTAAATTGGTTGCTTCCAAACGTCCCGGCATAAAAGCGCTTTTGTCTCAGTCAAAGGGCAGCGGCACGGACATTGTCGGCTTTGGTATTGCCCCGCGCATTAACGCAGTAGGTCGTTTAGCTGACGCCAATTTGGCTGTGGAATTGATGACGACTGCCGACGAAGCTAAAGCCGAAGAGTTAGCCAAGCAACTTGAACGTGAAAATGAGCGTCGCCAGGAACTTTGCGAAAAGATCAATTACGCCGCTGACCAAATGGTTGCCTCAACAGTTAATTTGGCAAATGATAGAGCCATAGTCATCTACGACGAAGGCTGGCACCACGGTGTTGTTGGTATTGTTGCTTCGCGTTTAGTCGAAAAGTACAACTGCCCTGTTTTCATTGGTGAATTGCACAAAGAAGACGGTATGGTGAAAGGGTCGGCACGCAGTGTCGACGGAGTCGATCTTTACGCTGTGCTGAAAGAAAACGAGCACCTGCTTCAGAAGTGGGGTGGGCACAAGATGGCCGCAGGCTTCGCCGTAGAAGTAGGTAAAGCTGAAGCGCTTCGCTCAGGAATTACCGAAGCTTGCAATCGCATGCTCAATGGCAAACTGCGCGCAGCCACTCTCGATATTGACGCACAAGTTGCGGCTAAAGATGTAACCATGGATTTGGCTAACCTTGTTGCGAAAATCGCTCCATTTGGCATGGCCAATAAAAAGCCTGTTTTAGTAATGCGTGAACTTACATGCGTTGGAGTGCGCGCGCTGGGTAAAGAAGGCAAGCATAGCCGCTTGATGTTGCGCGATACAAAAGAGTCATTGCCATTTGAAGCTGTAATGTGGAATAGTCGCGGCAGAATTCCTGCCGACGGCCAGCAAATTGATGTTGCTTTCATCCCGGAGATAAACGAGTACAACGGCACCAAGCGTTTGCAACTGGTTTTAGTCGATTGGCGCCCAGTCGGCGAAGCTGATAGCGTCGACGATGATGACAGTTCAACACTTTTGCCGGTATCAACCGTAGTTGATGCTGCTAAGAGATCACAAGTTGCCGCCGTTGCACAACCTGTTGAAGCGAAAACTACAGATAGCGTCAATGCTCAAGCTGATTCGGCTGCAGTGCCTTCAGTGCGGTCTGTGAAATTGAACTTCAAAGATTTACGTGATCATAATTCACCGACAGGATTGGTCGAATCCGCCGCGCGCAAATTGGGTTCGACAGTGGCAATCTTTGGCGAATCTTGCTTGAAAATTCCGGGCATCGACTTTGCTGATAGAACGGCAATTGGTTCGGCAAAGAATTTACTTCTCTGGCAATATCCGCCCAGTCTAAAAGTATTTCGCGATTTAATTGGTTCATCTGTTCGTGAAGTTTATATCGTTGGTGGCGTACCTATTGAGTCTGAAGACACCAAAGCTTTTCTCAAGAAGCTTTTGGGCTTCGTGCGCTTTGCTGTAAACAAAATGGAAGGCAAAGTGCCGGGTGAAAAGCTGGCTGTCGCCTTAGGCACAACCAAAATGTGCGTTGCCTTGGGATTGACGATGCTCAATAAGATGGGCGTCCTTGAATGGTTTGCCGAAGAT